A window from Citrobacter amalonaticus encodes these proteins:
- a CDS encoding lysoplasmalogenase has product MLWSFIAVCLSAWLFVDASYRGPAWQRWVFKPVTLLLLLLLAWQAPMFNAVSYLVLAGLCASLVGDALTLLPRQRLLYAIGAFFLSHLLYTIYFASQMTLSFFWPLPLVLMVLGALLIAVIWTRLEELRWPVCTFIAMTLVMVWLAGELWFFRPTAPALSAFLGASLLFIGNIVWLGSHYRCRFRADNAIAAACYFAGHFLIVRSLYL; this is encoded by the coding sequence ATGCTTTGGTCGTTTATCGCTGTCTGCCTTTCCGCATGGTTATTTGTGGATGCCTCCTACCGTGGACCCGCCTGGCAACGCTGGGTCTTTAAACCCGTCACCTTATTACTCCTGCTGTTACTGGCCTGGCAGGCGCCGATGTTCAACGCCGTGAGCTATCTGGTGCTGGCCGGTCTTTGCGCCTCACTGGTTGGCGATGCGCTAACATTATTGCCGCGTCAGCGACTGCTCTATGCGATTGGCGCCTTTTTCCTCTCGCACCTGTTGTACACCATCTATTTTGCCAGCCAGATGACGCTCTCTTTCTTCTGGCCGCTACCGCTGGTGCTGATGGTGCTGGGCGCGCTGCTGATTGCGGTGATCTGGACACGCCTTGAAGAACTGCGCTGGCCGGTGTGTACCTTTATCGCCATGACGCTGGTGATGGTCTGGTTAGCCGGTGAGCTGTGGTTTTTCCGCCCCACCGCACCTGCGCTGTCGGCGTTTTTGGGCGCGTCGCTGCTGTTCATTGGCAACATCGTCTGGCTGGGCAGTCATTACCGCTGTCGTTTCCGCGCGGACAACGCTATCGCCGCCGCCTGCTACTTTGCCGGACACTTCCTGATCGTCCGCTCGCTTTATCTCTAA
- a CDS encoding DUF2500 domain-containing protein, which yields MSKPPLFFIIIIVLIIVAASFRFMQQRREKADDDAAPLRQAQMVVSNKREKPINDRRSRQQQVTPAGTSMRYEVSFKPQNGGLEKTFRLEARQYHALTVGDKGTLSYKGSRFVEFVAQP from the coding sequence ATGAGTAAGCCGCCACTTTTCTTCATTATTATCATTGTGTTAATTATCGTTGCCGCCTCATTCCGCTTTATGCAGCAGCGGCGGGAAAAAGCCGATGACGATGCGGCACCGCTTCGTCAGGCGCAAATGGTGGTCAGCAATAAACGTGAAAAGCCCATCAACGACCGACGTTCCCGACAGCAGCAGGTCACGCCAGCGGGAACCAGTATGCGCTATGAGGTGAGCTTTAAACCACAGAACGGCGGGCTGGAAAAGACCTTCCGCCTGGAGGCGCGTCAGTATCATGCGCTGACGGTGGGGGATAAAGGGACGCTAAGCTACAAAGGGTCGCGCTTCGTCGAGTTTGTTGCTCAGCCATAA